The Pseudomonadota bacterium genome window below encodes:
- a CDS encoding 2-hydroxyacyl-CoA dehydratase family protein, giving the protein MAEMLKTMEEIRKVNASFPLTEPARKWKEQGKKIVGWICINIPEEIIHAAGMMPFRLTGGDEEISLDLANEYLFGGGTCSFSRTILELQLRGDYGFLDCIAAATPCEGVIRLAEVGSHYHNIPTLPLLDTPRKFNDLAYDFYQGEIVEFKQNLENFFGITITDEAIADSIKLYNKTRRELKKLHDLMKSDTPPLTGTEMLEVLNAAVRMPREDFNILLEKLLKEIKSTGRALPAQPRIMISGALLNTPSFIKSVESLGVNVVVDDFCNGSRYWWEQVEEGDLWKALAKRYLLPKCSCPRINPPDNRTEWLSQIGKDFRLDGIIALTMRCCAPYILNLPMWKTRLEDEGVTVLDLDIEYGGGFSGQIRTRIEAFVEMLSLEVAI; this is encoded by the coding sequence ATGGCAGAAATGCTTAAAACTATGGAAGAAATAAGGAAGGTGAATGCTTCTTTCCCCTTAACAGAGCCGGCAAGAAAATGGAAAGAACAGGGAAAGAAAATTGTCGGATGGATTTGCATCAACATTCCGGAAGAGATAATTCACGCTGCCGGCATGATGCCTTTCCGGCTTACGGGAGGAGATGAAGAAATCTCCCTGGATCTGGCTAATGAATATCTCTTTGGTGGCGGCACCTGTTCCTTCAGCCGGACAATACTGGAATTGCAGTTACGTGGTGACTATGGATTTTTGGATTGTATTGCGGCGGCCACCCCTTGCGAAGGAGTCATCCGTTTAGCAGAAGTTGGCAGTCATTATCACAATATCCCTACCTTGCCTCTTCTTGATACACCGCGAAAATTCAATGACCTGGCTTATGATTTTTATCAGGGCGAAATTGTAGAGTTTAAACAGAACCTGGAGAATTTTTTTGGTATAACAATCACGGATGAGGCTATAGCCGATTCAATCAAACTTTATAACAAGACAAGAAGAGAGCTGAAGAAACTCCACGATCTGATGAAGAGCGACACTCCTCCTCTAACGGGTACCGAAATGCTGGAAGTCTTAAATGCAGCCGTCAGAATGCCAAGGGAGGATTTCAATATCTTGTTGGAAAAGCTGCTGAAAGAAATTAAGAGTACGGGCCGCGCTCTTCCTGCCCAGCCAAGAATTATGATCAGTGGTGCGTTACTGAACACCCCTTCTTTCATAAAAAGTGTTGAGAGTCTGGGAGTAAATGTAGTTGTTGATGATTTCTGCAATGGTTCCCGGTATTGGTGGGAACAGGTTGAAGAAGGAGATCTATGGAAAGCTCTTGCAAAACGCTATCTGCTTCCCAAGTGCTCCTGCCCAAGAATCAATCCGCCTGATAACAGAACTGAGTGGTTATCACAAATCGGTAAGGATTTCAGGCTTGATGGAATTATTGCTCTTACTATGAGATGTTGCGCCCCCTATATCCTTAATCTGCCAATGTGGAAGACCAGACTTGAGGACGAGGGAGTAACCGTTCTGGATCTGGATATTGAATACGGAGGAGGCTTCAGCGGTCAGATCAGAACAAGGATTGAAGCATTCGTTGAGATGTTATCTTTGGAGGTGGCAATATGA
- the bzdQ gene encoding benzoyl-CoA reductase, bzd-type, subunit Q — translation MAEKKEYFRWVESTYVNPEMDWRKADIISAGIDVGSVSSQMVVLCDGQIYAYSNTRSGSSSPKSAQNAMDLCLKEIPGLTYDNINYLIGTGYGRVNIPFAHKAITEISCHALGANYMYGPSVRTVLDMGGQDCKTIRIDEKGKCLTFLMNDKCAAGTGRGMEVFAEMLKVPVTEIGDMSLDIDEEPEAVSSTCVVFAKSEATGLLKSGWSKNMVLAAYCKAMATRILELLDRIEVEKDFAITGGIAKNKGIVKRIEKLIGVEALIPKYDTQIAGALGAAMFANAIYKKQNKNKSAA, via the coding sequence ATGGCAGAAAAAAAAGAATATTTCAGATGGGTAGAGTCAACCTATGTAAACCCCGAAATGGATTGGAGAAAAGCTGATATTATTTCTGCAGGTATTGATGTCGGCTCGGTAAGTTCGCAGATGGTTGTTTTATGTGATGGTCAGATATACGCATATAGTAATACCAGAAGCGGTTCAAGCAGCCCTAAAAGCGCCCAAAATGCCATGGATTTATGTCTTAAAGAGATCCCTGGTCTCACCTATGATAACATCAATTATCTTATTGGAACAGGTTATGGCCGGGTTAATATTCCCTTCGCGCATAAAGCCATAACCGAAATATCATGCCATGCGCTGGGAGCGAATTATATGTATGGCCCTAGCGTCAGAACCGTGCTTGATATGGGTGGGCAGGACTGCAAGACCATCCGTATTGATGAGAAAGGAAAATGCTTAACATTTCTTATGAATGATAAATGTGCAGCAGGAACCGGACGCGGCATGGAGGTATTTGCAGAGATGTTGAAAGTTCCGGTAACCGAGATCGGCGACATGTCGCTTGACATAGACGAAGAACCGGAAGCAGTCAGCAGTACCTGTGTGGTATTTGCAAAATCCGAGGCTACAGGTCTTTTAAAAAGTGGCTGGTCAAAGAACATGGTTCTGGCGGCATACTGCAAGGCAATGGCCACAAGAATTCTGGAACTTCTTGACAGAATCGAGGTGGAGAAAGACTTTGCCATCACCGGCGGAATTGCTAAAAACAAGGGTATTGTTAAACGAATTGAAAAACTCATTGGAGTTGAGGCTTTGATACCTAAATATGATACCCAGATTGCCGGTGCGTTGGGAGCTGCAATGTTTGCCAATGCCATCTACAAAAAACAAAACAAAAATAAGTCGGCAGCTTAA
- a CDS encoding CoA activase — MITMGIDVGASSTKAVIMDGDKILAKYCHMVGNEEEQNEEQVITNALNGAIAKAGISRDAIGKIVATGGGGKKVGFADDVATEISSGARGAIFEVPASRTVVDMGAEKAAVAKCDTDGNVVDFATNERCAAGAGAFIESMARALQSDLETFIKLHFESDKNIPLNAQCAVFAESEVVSLINTEGVTTADISRAINKAVAERCSSMIRRVGIENTVTVIGGVSLNSGFIDGLEGFLKTKITVPQDPIFTNAVGAALIAQG; from the coding sequence ATGATTACAATGGGCATAGATGTGGGTGCATCCAGCACAAAAGCGGTAATCATGGATGGCGATAAGATTCTGGCAAAGTATTGTCATATGGTCGGGAACGAAGAAGAACAGAATGAGGAACAGGTCATCACGAACGCATTAAACGGAGCAATTGCCAAGGCTGGAATCAGCAGAGATGCTATCGGCAAAATTGTCGCCACCGGCGGAGGAGGAAAGAAAGTGGGTTTTGCTGATGATGTGGCAACAGAAATTTCCTCAGGTGCCAGGGGGGCCATATTTGAAGTTCCGGCTTCAAGAACGGTAGTGGATATGGGCGCCGAGAAGGCAGCGGTAGCAAAATGCGATACTGATGGGAATGTGGTGGATTTTGCCACAAATGAAAGATGTGCGGCAGGAGCCGGTGCCTTTATAGAGTCGATGGCCAGGGCCCTTCAATCAGATCTTGAAACATTTATTAAGCTTCATTTTGAGTCCGACAAAAATATTCCATTAAATGCTCAGTGTGCAGTATTTGCAGAATCGGAAGTGGTGTCATTGATAAATACAGAGGGAGTAACAACGGCGGACATCTCCAGAGCGATTAACAAAGCCGTAGCCGAAAGGTGTTCATCAATGATCCGAAGGGTCGGAATAGAAAATACTGTAACGGTTATCGGCGGAGTTTCACTAAACAGCGGCTTTATTGATGGTCTTGAAGGGTTTCTTAAGACAAAAATCACAGTGCCCCAGGACCCGATTTTTACAAACGCCGTTGGTGCTGCGCTAATTGCGCAAGGATAA